One genomic region from Veillonellales bacterium encodes:
- a CDS encoding class I SAM-dependent methyltransferase has translation MDLVVTTVREHYAAEMDTARQFAAALNVPFVQRESRSVGNIKAAYGVNNILAFSRRKGPVVYTEGGEFFFHLSMAELRIKNIINGKDDHMVTAMELKSGMSVLDCTLGLGTDAIVASFIAGTAGKVIGLEHSPVVALITRYGLQNFSGDNSEINRSMRNIQVCNLDYHQYLTRLPEKSFDIVYFDPMFRHPIQSSSNLKPLRYLADARPLDTLALQRARRIARNRVIVKETSHSPEFTRLGITTVFGGKYSSIQYGMLEAGG, from the coding sequence ATGGATTTAGTGGTAACGACAGTCCGCGAGCACTATGCGGCAGAAATGGATACAGCCCGGCAGTTTGCGGCAGCACTTAATGTTCCGTTTGTGCAGCGGGAAAGCAGATCGGTGGGCAATATAAAGGCTGCGTATGGTGTCAATAATATTCTGGCTTTTTCCCGCAGAAAGGGGCCGGTTGTTTATACGGAAGGGGGAGAATTTTTTTTCCATCTGAGTATGGCCGAATTGCGTATAAAAAATATCATAAATGGAAAAGATGACCATATGGTAACAGCAATGGAGCTAAAGTCAGGGATGTCGGTGCTTGATTGTACCCTGGGGCTAGGTACCGACGCTATTGTTGCCAGTTTTATAGCCGGTACCGCCGGAAAGGTCATAGGATTGGAGCATTCACCGGTAGTCGCTTTGATTACCCGGTATGGTTTGCAAAATTTCAGTGGCGACAACAGTGAAATCAACCGTTCAATGCGTAATATACAGGTTTGCAATCTGGATTATCACCAGTATTTAACCCGATTGCCGGAGAAAAGTTTTGATATTGTATACTTTGATCCCATGTTTCGCCATCCCATCCAAAGCAGTTCCAATCTAAAACCGCTGCGTTACCTGGCAGATGCTCGCCCCTTGGATACTTTGGCACTGCAAAGGGCACGCCGCATCGCAAGAAACCGGGTGATTGTAAAGGAAACCTCCCATAGTCCCGAGTTTACCCGTCTGGGAATTACCACAGTTTTTGGCGGTAAATATAGCAGTATCCAATATGGAATGCTTGAGGCGGGAGGTTGA